The following proteins come from a genomic window of Desulfonatronum thiosulfatophilum:
- a CDS encoding PAS domain-containing sensor histidine kinase → MPEISRQLNLHISSRTAILYALFAGMWIFFSDALLAMIVVDPEKVRFFQTYKGWMFVVVTAFLLYFILRKQVLLLEQKSRQLIQQERRFRDLVDNAPLPIFIQTEGMFVYLNKEAQELYGAESPEDLLGSSVLDVVHPAHHQDVREKIRLLNERNTVPSQEQVHLSRDGRELAVEVNAVPLRFQEQDGAVVFAQNVTDRRRNEQELRRNLALVTAILENSPNLISLVDRQGHFVLVSRELAKIIGKEPAMIVGQKFDRFYAQDVVETFKQRITKVIETNSSFMVVDKVDSETEEKFYETCLFPVEVDQDRVELVGVISMDVTERVLAQEKIQFRHDLMHYVIHHDPSAIAVHDRELKYIYVSQRYLDDYGIKEDVVGRHHYEIFPEIPEKWKDVHRRALHGEVLQNDDDSFFRPDGNLEHTRWQCRPWFASDGSIGGIVLYSEVITELKRVETELRELNLQLEQRVQERTIQLEEINRELEAFSYSVSHDLRAPLRSIVGFSQALLEDYYDRFDATGRDYLQRVIKAGQRMGLLIDDLLKLSRVSRAELAMTNVDLSLMAREILRGHAVMDPGRNVETVVQDELLAHADPALIRIVMENLLDNAWKFTRYRSPARIEFGRQLLNDEPVFFLRDNGAGFNMAYADKLFIAFQRLHSLERFPGTGIGLATTARIIRRHNGKIWAEAEPDQGATFRFTLPIPSQDGNNRERE, encoded by the coding sequence ATGCCGGAAATCAGCCGTCAACTCAACCTGCATATCTCTTCCCGGACGGCAATCCTGTACGCCCTGTTCGCGGGCATGTGGATTTTTTTCTCGGACGCCCTGCTGGCCATGATCGTAGTTGATCCGGAAAAAGTGCGTTTTTTTCAGACGTACAAAGGGTGGATGTTTGTTGTTGTCACGGCCTTCCTGCTGTATTTCATTCTCCGAAAACAGGTCCTGCTTCTGGAGCAGAAATCCCGCCAATTGATTCAGCAAGAGAGACGATTCCGCGATTTGGTGGATAATGCTCCGCTTCCTATCTTCATCCAGACGGAAGGTATGTTTGTCTATTTGAACAAGGAGGCTCAGGAACTCTATGGAGCCGAGTCTCCGGAAGATCTGCTCGGATCTTCAGTTCTTGATGTCGTTCATCCCGCTCACCATCAAGATGTCCGGGAAAAAATCCGCCTGCTCAACGAAAGAAACACCGTGCCCAGTCAAGAACAGGTCCATCTCAGCCGTGATGGACGAGAGCTGGCTGTCGAGGTGAATGCCGTTCCCCTGCGTTTTCAGGAGCAGGACGGAGCAGTTGTCTTTGCCCAGAACGTCACTGACAGAAGAAGGAATGAACAGGAGTTGCGCAGAAATCTGGCTCTGGTCACCGCCATCCTTGAAAACAGCCCGAACCTGATATCGTTAGTGGACAGGCAGGGTCATTTTGTTCTGGTTTCGCGCGAACTTGCCAAAATCATCGGCAAAGAACCGGCAATGATCGTCGGACAGAAATTTGATCGGTTCTATGCGCAAGACGTCGTGGAAACCTTCAAGCAGCGTATTACCAAGGTGATTGAAACCAACAGTTCATTCATGGTGGTGGATAAGGTCGATTCCGAAACGGAAGAGAAATTCTATGAGACCTGTCTGTTTCCTGTTGAAGTGGACCAGGATCGCGTCGAATTGGTCGGTGTCATTTCCATGGACGTGACGGAGCGGGTGCTCGCGCAGGAGAAAATCCAGTTCCGGCATGATCTGATGCATTATGTCATCCATCACGATCCAAGCGCCATTGCCGTGCATGACCGTGAATTGAAGTATATTTACGTCAGCCAGCGTTATCTTGATGATTACGGCATCAAGGAGGATGTGGTCGGTCGGCACCATTACGAAATATTTCCTGAAATACCGGAAAAATGGAAAGATGTTCATCGCAGAGCTCTGCACGGAGAAGTTTTGCAAAATGACGATGATTCATTTTTCCGCCCTGATGGCAATCTGGAACACACTCGGTGGCAGTGCCGCCCATGGTTTGCGTCGGACGGCTCCATTGGCGGGATTGTTCTCTATAGCGAAGTCATCACCGAGTTGAAACGGGTGGAAACAGAGCTGAGAGAGCTGAATCTGCAACTGGAGCAAAGAGTTCAGGAGCGCACCATTCAGCTGGAAGAGATCAACAGGGAACTGGAGGCTTTCAGTTATTCCGTATCCCACGACCTGCGCGCGCCGTTGCGCAGCATCGTCGGATTCAGCCAGGCCCTGTTGGAGGATTACTACGACCGGTTCGACGCGACGGGCAGGGACTATTTGCAGCGCGTGATCAAGGCCGGCCAGCGCATGGGGCTACTGATCGACGACCTTTTGAAGCTGTCCCGTGTCTCCAGAGCCGAGTTGGCCATGACAAACGTGGATCTCAGCCTGATGGCTCGAGAAATTCTTCGTGGTCATGCCGTGATGGATCCGGGACGCAATGTGGAAACCGTTGTTCAGGATGAACTGCTCGCCCATGCCGATCCAGCCCTGATCCGCATCGTCATGGAAAACCTTCTGGACAATGCCTGGAAATTCACCCGCTATCGTTCCCCGGCAAGAATCGAATTCGGCCGGCAGCTTTTGAACGACGAGCCCGTTTTTTTTCTCAGGGACAATGGAGCCGGGTTCAATATGGCGTATGCCGATAAACTGTTCATCGCCTTTCAGCGGCTTCATTCTCTTGAACGTTTTCCGGGGACAGGAATAGGTCTGGCCACCACTGCCCGGATCATTCGGCGGCATAACGGCAAGATATGGGCCGAAGCCGAGCCGGACCAGGGGGCAACATTCCGGTTCACGCTTCCTATCCCAAGCCAGGACGGCAACAACCGGGAACGGGAATGA
- a CDS encoding response regulator, with protein sequence MSSKIILLVEDNPDDVLLTRRALQKNNILNELVVAEDGVEALDYLFGRGAHAGRNLGNQPQVILLDIKLPRMDGIEVLRHIRANESTRLLPVVMLTSSTEERDRLETYSLGANSYIRKPVDFQQFMEAVRQIGLYWLVLNESPPVQREGCA encoded by the coding sequence GTGTCCAGTAAAATCATTCTCTTGGTGGAGGACAATCCTGACGATGTTCTGCTTACCCGGCGGGCGTTGCAGAAGAACAACATCTTGAATGAACTCGTGGTCGCGGAGGACGGCGTGGAAGCCCTGGATTATCTTTTCGGCCGGGGTGCGCATGCCGGAAGGAACCTTGGCAATCAACCGCAGGTAATCCTTCTGGACATCAAGCTGCCACGCATGGACGGCATCGAAGTGCTCCGCCATATTCGGGCCAACGAATCCACGAGATTGCTGCCGGTTGTCATGCTGACCTCCTCCACTGAGGAGCGGGATCGCCTGGAAACATACAGCCTGGGCGCGAACAGCTATATTCGCAAGCCGGTGGATTTTCAGCAGTTCATGGAGGCCGTTCGACAAATTGGTCTTTACTGGCTTGTCCTGAATGAATCTCCGCCAGTCCAAAGGGAGGGCTGTGCATAA
- a CDS encoding response regulator: MSTLRVLIVEDSEDDVMLVVRALKNAGFSLEYARVETTQAMEQALTAEPWDLIISDHVMPEFNSFQALEVLKRSGLDIPFILVSGSIGEETAVEAMKAGVHDFIMKDKLARLVPAVRRELKEVANRREKKAAYEALVAAKQVAEAANEAKDTFLANMSHEIRTPLSGIMGLMQLMQSTPLAPDQKRFVDMALTSADRLTTLLSDILDISSLESGLLEIRQDKVNLRDLGDSVMDLFSATAEKKNIALDSTYDPSIPGILFGDEVRVRQILFNLVGNALKFTEKGRVVVEMSPVGLNRENHLRLLISVSDTGIGMPEDQLDEMFKPFVQSDSTTTRKYQGAGLGLTIVKRLVELMNGTIAVESAPGEGTTFHVLLPFVIPGVVNGKSVRVSKSRRNIGDVNILYAEDDPINQVPIQLLLEKAGYRVALAEDGRRVLDMLVHEDYDCILMDVQMPIMDGIEATKAIRSSRALGKKKNIPIIALSAKAMPGDRERFLQAGMNDYLAKPVRFQDLDRIVRQYCGVGGDPA; the protein is encoded by the coding sequence ATGTCCACTTTGCGTGTATTGATCGTTGAAGACTCCGAGGACGATGTCATGCTGGTCGTCAGGGCTCTCAAAAATGCCGGATTCAGTCTGGAATACGCCAGAGTCGAAACCACTCAGGCCATGGAACAGGCCCTGACAGCGGAACCCTGGGACCTGATCATTTCCGACCATGTCATGCCCGAATTCAATTCGTTTCAGGCTCTTGAGGTTTTGAAGCGCAGCGGCCTGGACATCCCATTTATTCTCGTATCCGGTAGCATCGGCGAGGAAACGGCGGTTGAGGCCATGAAGGCCGGGGTTCATGATTTCATCATGAAGGACAAGCTGGCCAGACTGGTGCCGGCGGTCAGGCGAGAACTCAAGGAAGTCGCGAATCGCCGGGAGAAGAAAGCCGCGTATGAGGCCCTTGTCGCTGCCAAGCAGGTGGCGGAGGCCGCCAATGAGGCAAAGGATACGTTTCTGGCGAACATGAGCCATGAGATCCGCACTCCGCTCAGCGGCATCATGGGCCTGATGCAGCTCATGCAGTCCACACCGCTTGCTCCGGACCAGAAACGGTTTGTGGACATGGCGCTCACATCCGCGGACAGATTGACCACCTTGTTGTCCGATATCCTGGATATCAGCAGCCTTGAATCCGGACTGCTGGAGATCCGCCAAGACAAGGTGAACCTGCGGGATCTGGGGGATTCGGTCATGGATCTCTTTTCAGCCACAGCGGAGAAAAAGAATATCGCTCTGGATAGTACATACGATCCGTCCATTCCTGGCATACTGTTCGGCGATGAAGTTCGAGTCCGCCAGATTCTTTTCAACCTGGTCGGAAATGCGCTCAAATTCACCGAAAAAGGGCGGGTTGTCGTGGAGATGTCGCCCGTGGGATTAAACAGGGAGAATCATTTGCGCCTGTTGATTTCGGTATCGGATACCGGAATCGGAATGCCCGAAGATCAGCTCGATGAAATGTTCAAGCCGTTTGTCCAAAGCGACAGCACCACCACCCGCAAATACCAAGGCGCGGGTCTGGGGCTGACCATCGTCAAGCGGTTGGTGGAATTGATGAACGGGACGATTGCTGTCGAAAGCGCTCCAGGCGAGGGAACAACTTTTCATGTCCTTCTGCCGTTTGTAATCCCTGGCGTTGTCAACGGGAAATCAGTCCGTGTATCGAAATCGCGCCGAAACATTGGGGACGTGAACATCCTTTACGCCGAGGATGATCCCATCAATCAGGTTCCGATTCAGTTGCTGCTGGAAAAAGCCGGCTACCGCGTCGCATTGGCCGAAGACGGCCGCAGGGTTCTGGATATGTTGGTTCATGAAGACTATGACTGCATTCTCATGGACGTTCAGATGCCGATCATGGATGGAATTGAAGCCACGAAAGCCATCCGCTCCTCCAGGGCTTTGGGCAAAAAGAAAAACATTCCCATTATCGCTCTTTCGGCCAAAGCCATGCCTGGTGACAGGGAACGGTTTCTCCAGGCCGGAATGAACGACTACCTGGCCAAGCCGGTGCGGTTTCAGGATTTGGATCGAATCGTACGCCAGTATTGCGGAGTGGGTGGCGACCCGGCTTGA
- a CDS encoding glycine betaine ABC transporter substrate-binding protein produces the protein MNHGKLLQLILAIVACLVLTAGSVSAQDKSVRIAYVEWDCAAASTHVVQAALEEMGYEVEILPVAAAAMWQAVGTGNVDGMVTAWLPVTHADYYERVKNNVEDLGPIVGGAKLGWVVPSYVTIDSIEEMNDHADRFNRRIIGIDPGAGLMRLSEEAVEEYGLTRFTLVEGSDATMTAALSNAVDRNEWVVATAWSPHWKFGVWDLKYLDDPKGILGGEERIHTIVRKGLKEDKPEVYNFLNNFAWEDPNQLQMVMAWNQEPGSDRMENAKRFLRENKEQFESWKQ, from the coding sequence ATGAATCATGGAAAACTGTTGCAACTCATCTTGGCCATCGTGGCCTGTCTCGTACTGACTGCAGGAAGTGTTTCGGCCCAGGACAAGTCCGTGCGCATCGCCTATGTGGAATGGGACTGCGCCGCGGCCAGCACCCATGTGGTCCAGGCAGCCCTGGAAGAAATGGGATATGAAGTGGAAATTCTGCCCGTTGCCGCGGCGGCCATGTGGCAGGCTGTGGGTACCGGCAACGTGGACGGGATGGTTACCGCATGGCTGCCCGTCACCCATGCCGACTATTACGAACGGGTCAAGAACAATGTCGAAGACCTGGGCCCCATTGTCGGCGGCGCCAAATTGGGCTGGGTCGTTCCGTCCTACGTGACCATTGATTCCATTGAAGAAATGAACGACCATGCGGATCGGTTCAATCGCCGGATTATCGGTATTGATCCCGGTGCGGGCCTGATGCGTCTGTCCGAGGAAGCGGTCGAGGAATACGGCTTGACCAGATTCACACTGGTGGAGGGCAGCGATGCCACCATGACGGCCGCCTTGAGCAATGCCGTGGACCGCAATGAATGGGTCGTGGCCACTGCCTGGTCCCCGCACTGGAAGTTCGGCGTCTGGGACCTGAAATATCTGGACGATCCCAAGGGAATCCTGGGCGGCGAGGAGCGCATCCATACCATCGTCCGCAAGGGCCTCAAGGAAGACAAGCCGGAAGTCTACAATTTCCTGAACAACTTTGCCTGGGAAGATCCCAACCAGTTGCAGATGGTTATGGCCTGGAACCAGGAACCCGGCTCCGACCGCATGGAAAATGCCAAGCGTTTTCTGCGGGAGAACAAGGAACAGTTCGAGAGCTGGAAGCAGTAA
- a CDS encoding ABC transporter permease — protein sequence MPKIPIGATIEAFIDFLVTNFAFLTIAFTRIMENVIRVIENGFLFLPPWLFILAATGLTFWLTRKRGIALFTLLGLALIWNMGLWVPTISTITLVLIATLTALSIAIPIGILAALHNGINRLVQPVLDVMQTMPAFVYLIPAIPFFGLGKVAAIFATVIFSMPPAIRLTCLGIKQVPRELVECADAFGSTKWQKLFKLQLPLATPTIMAGVNQTVMLGLSMVVIAAMIGARGLGGEVWRAIQRLQMGNGFEAGLGIVIVAIILDRVLQHFGTQSKR from the coding sequence ATGCCTAAAATACCCATTGGCGCAACCATTGAAGCATTCATCGACTTCCTGGTCACCAACTTCGCCTTTCTGACCATTGCCTTTACCAGGATCATGGAAAACGTGATTCGGGTCATCGAAAACGGCTTCCTGTTCCTTCCTCCCTGGCTGTTCATCCTGGCCGCCACGGGATTGACCTTTTGGCTGACCAGGAAACGGGGCATTGCCCTCTTCACCTTGCTGGGCCTGGCGCTCATCTGGAATATGGGGCTCTGGGTCCCCACGATCAGCACCATCACCCTTGTACTGATCGCCACCCTCACCGCGCTGAGCATCGCTATTCCCATAGGCATTCTGGCAGCCCTGCACAACGGCATCAACCGGCTCGTCCAGCCGGTGCTGGACGTGATGCAGACCATGCCCGCCTTTGTCTACCTGATTCCCGCAATCCCGTTTTTCGGCCTGGGCAAGGTGGCGGCGATCTTCGCCACGGTGATCTTCTCCATGCCCCCGGCCATTCGCCTGACCTGCCTGGGCATCAAGCAGGTTCCCCGCGAGCTGGTGGAATGCGCCGACGCCTTCGGCTCCACGAAATGGCAGAAACTGTTCAAACTGCAACTGCCTCTGGCCACGCCGACCATCATGGCCGGTGTGAACCAGACCGTCATGCTCGGTTTGTCCATGGTGGTCATTGCGGCCATGATCGGCGCCCGGGGTCTGGGCGGCGAAGTCTGGCGGGCAATCCAACGCCTGCAGATGGGCAATGGATTCGAGGCCGGTCTGGGCATTGTCATCGTGGCCATCATATTGGACCGGGTCCTGCAGCATTTCGGGACCCAAAGCAAACGCTGA
- a CDS encoding quaternary amine ABC transporter ATP-binding protein — MSENPKEPKIRIEHLTKIFGSQSKEALKMLQHGAGKDEILDKTGCGVGVADASFTVAPGEIVVVMGLSGSGKSTLVRCINRLIEPTAGKIFIDDEDITALPVDRLRQVRLTKLGMVFQNFALFPHRTVCQNAEYGLEIQGLDPAKRREKAMIALEQVGLKGWEDYYPVNLSGGMQQRVGLARALALDPDILLMDEAFSALDPLIRGDMQDELINLQSRMHKTIVFISHDLDEALKLGDRIVLMKDGAIVQIGTAEQILTNPANDYVARFVENVDITKVLTAESVMIKPKAVVFLSAHGPKSALRFMQKQGLSQIFVHDAEQNVIGYVTADTASEASSRGETELHRIMQTDFVSVLPETPAAELIPIMADLPYPLPVVSADRKLRGVIIRGSLLAALAERGRNNNA; from the coding sequence ATGTCTGAGAACCCCAAGGAGCCGAAGATCAGAATAGAACATCTGACGAAAATTTTCGGCTCCCAATCGAAGGAAGCCCTCAAAATGCTCCAGCATGGAGCGGGCAAGGATGAAATATTAGATAAAACAGGATGTGGAGTTGGAGTGGCGGATGCCAGCTTTACCGTGGCCCCGGGTGAAATAGTCGTGGTCATGGGCTTGTCCGGCAGTGGCAAGTCAACCCTTGTCCGCTGCATCAACCGACTAATCGAACCAACTGCCGGCAAAATCTTTATAGATGACGAGGATATTACCGCACTGCCCGTAGACAGGCTCCGCCAGGTCAGGTTGACCAAGTTGGGTATGGTTTTCCAGAACTTCGCCCTCTTCCCGCATCGTACAGTCTGCCAAAACGCGGAATACGGCCTGGAAATTCAAGGCCTTGACCCCGCCAAGCGCCGGGAAAAGGCCATGATCGCCCTTGAACAGGTCGGCCTGAAAGGCTGGGAAGACTATTACCCCGTAAACCTCTCCGGCGGCATGCAACAGCGGGTCGGATTGGCTCGTGCTTTGGCCCTGGACCCGGACATCCTGCTCATGGATGAGGCGTTCAGCGCCCTTGACCCTCTGATCCGCGGAGACATGCAGGACGAATTGATCAACCTGCAAAGCAGAATGCATAAAACCATCGTGTTCATCAGCCACGATCTGGACGAAGCACTCAAGCTGGGGGATCGGATCGTGCTGATGAAGGACGGCGCCATTGTTCAAATCGGCACCGCCGAGCAGATCCTGACCAATCCGGCCAATGATTACGTGGCCCGGTTCGTGGAGAATGTGGACATCACCAAAGTGCTGACCGCGGAATCCGTGATGATCAAGCCCAAAGCCGTGGTCTTCCTGTCGGCCCACGGTCCGAAATCCGCTTTGCGGTTCATGCAGAAACAGGGGCTCTCGCAGATTTTCGTTCATGACGCGGAACAGAACGTCATCGGCTACGTCACCGCGGATACGGCTTCCGAGGCTTCATCGCGAGGCGAGACCGAACTCCATCGTATCATGCAAACCGATTTCGTCAGCGTGCTCCCCGAGACGCCGGCAGCGGAACTGATTCCGATAATGGCCGACCTGCCCTACCCGTTGCCGGTGGTCAGTGCCGACCGCAAACTTCGGGGCGTGATCATCCGCGGGTCGCTGCTGGCTGCCTTGGCCGAACGAGGGAGGAACAACAATGCCTAA